From the genome of Xiphophorus couchianus chromosome 6, X_couchianus-1.0, whole genome shotgun sequence, one region includes:
- the cib3 gene encoding calcium and integrin-binding family member 3, translated as MGNKQTIFTAQQLDAYQDCTYFTRKEILRLFYRYRDLAPQLVPLDYTNHPDVKLPYELIGSMPELKDNPFRQRIAEVFSEDGEGNMTLDNFLDMFSVLSEMAPRDLKAYYAFKIYDFNNDDFICKSDLEKTLNKLTRNELTEDEVKMVCEKVIDEADLDNDGRLSLEDFQHMINRAPDFLSTFHIRI; from the exons GACTGTACATATTTCACCAGAAAAGAAATTCTCAG ACTGTTCTACCGCTATCGGGATTTGGCACCGCAGCTCGTTCCTCTTGACTACACCAACCACCCAGATGTGAAGTTACCATACGAGCTGATTGGCAGCATGCCGGAGCTGAAG GACAACCCATTTCGTCAAAGGATCGCTGAGGTTTTCTCTGAGGATGGAGAGGGAAACATGACGTTGGACAACTTCTTGGACATGTTCTCAGTGCTCAGTGAGATGGCGCCTCGTGACCTAAAGGCCTACTATGCCTTCAAAATATACG atTTCAACAACGATGATTTCATCTGCAAGTCGGACCTGGAGAAGACGCTGAACAAGCTGACCCGAAACGAGCTAACGGAGGACGAGGTGAAGATGGTGTGCGAGAAAGTGATCGATGAGGCAGATCTGGACAACGACGGACGTCTGTCGCTTGAGGATTTCCAGCACATGATTAACAGAGCTCCAGATTTCCTCAG CACCTTTCACATACGGATCTGA